A window of Candidatus Nitrospira allomarina genomic DNA:
GTGGTCATCGGTGTCTGCCTCGGATGGCCATCGTCCTGGGGAGGAGCGGCATCAGTAGCGCCTATATTAGCGATGCTGCGGAAAAGCGCAGGGAGATCAGGAAGCTTGAAAAAGCCATGGTGACCAGTTTAAGGCAATCGGCCCATGGACGAGCCGCTCAACTCCTGCCGGTCGTTATTGCCTTGGTACATGGGATCGCTCCCTTGGATTCAAGCGTCAGAACCTGAAATGGCCTGACGAACGATAACGAGCAGATCCTGCAAATTGTAGGGTTTTTGGAGAACCGCATAGACCCCTAAGGCACGAACCTGTTGTTCTAATTCCATAGTCAGCTGGCCGGAATATAGGATCAAGGGATGGGTGGAAATATAAGATTGCTGTGCCAGTCGTTGGACGAATTCCAGCCCCGTCATCACGGGCATTTGATTATCGGAAATCACCAGATCGAAGGACCGCCCTTGCTGGATCAGGGCTAACCCTACCGCCCCGTTTTCCGCTTCTTCAATGTTATACCCTTGTGCCTCGAGGAATTCCTTTAGGGCTTCTCGAGCCATCTGATGGTCATCGACCAGGAGAATACGTTTCATCACTTCCAGCGTCCCTGTTCCCTTGTGTCTTGAGGGGGTGAAGGTTGCCTATGTGTATCACATGAAACCCTGCCAAATCTTGGGGATCAATGATCTTTGCGTACTATGTTAATCATATCAGTTACGTCAAGGATTCGATGCTGATGAGTATCCCGCCACATCATGTGGAATA
This region includes:
- a CDS encoding response regulator, with protein sequence MKRILLVDDHQMAREALKEFLEAQGYNIEEAENGAVGLALIQQGRSFDLVISDNQMPVMTGLEFVQRLAQQSYISTHPLILYSGQLTMELEQQVRALGVYAVLQKPYNLQDLLVIVRQAISGSDA